In Cyanobacteriota bacterium, the genomic stretch ATCCTACATCAAGTAGCTGGTGTAGACATTGTGGCCTATGTGAAACGGGTTAAGGATTTGGAAGCCGTTGTGGATCCAGAAACCGTAACCATGGCCGATGTAGAACGAACCATTGTGCGCTGCCCTGACCTAGAGGCTGCCGATCGCATGATCGAGCTAATTGAAACCGTGCGGCAAGCGGGGGATTCCGTCGGTGGGGTGGTGGAATGTGTAGCGCGCCAAGTGCCCCGTGGGCTAGGTTGCCCTGTATTTGACAAACTAGAGGCTGACTTGGCCAAGGCAGTCATGTCACTTCCGGCCAGCAAAGGCTTTGAAGTTGGCTCTGGCTTTGCAGGCACCTTGATGACGGGTAGCGAACACAACGATGAGTTTTACCAAGAGCAGGGACGCATTCGCACGGTTACCAATCGATCAGGTGGCATCCAAGGAGGTATCTCTAATGGAGAGCATATTGTTCTACGGGTAGCCTTTAAACCTGTAGCCACCATTCGTAAAGAACAGCGTACCGTTACTACCGATGGGGAAGCAACCACCCTAGCGGGCAAAGGCCGTCATGATCCCTGTGTGTTACCCAGAGCAGTGCCTATGGTGGAAGCGATGGTAGCGCTAGTGTTGTGCGATCATCTTCTGCGGCACCAAGGTCAGTGCAGTTTGTGGTAGGTGCAGTGTGATGTTGGAGACAGTTCTAACCATGGGACGATCGATAGCAACGTTAGTAGGGCAGTACGTGCAGCGATATCTTCATCGGTTTATAGCCATGGGTCTAATAGTGCTGCTTGGGTTTACTGCCCCAGCCCTAGCAGCCGAGACTAGCAACAGCGACCTCCTGCAAGAGTTAGAGCGCATTGGTCAGCAGGCCTTTGCAGCTACCCAGGCTAAAGACTATGCGACAGCAGAGCAATATTGGACTGAGATGATTGAGAAATTTCCCAATAACCCTGCTGCCTGGAGTAATCGAGGCAATGCTAGGGTCAGCCAAAACAAGTTGCAGGAGGCAATCGCTGACTATAACCAAGCTATTGCCCTAGCTCCGGATGCTCCGGATCCCTACTTAAATCGAGGTGCTGCCCTAGAAGGGCTAGGGCGTTGGGATGATGCGATCGCTGACTATAATCGTGTTCTAGCCCTAGATGCCCAGGATGCAGCAGCCTACAACAATCGTGGCAATGCCAAGGGTGGCAAGGGAGACTGGCAAGGGGCGATCGCTGATTACCTGCGCGCTACAGAACTAGCTCCTGACTATGCCTTTGCTTTCGTCAACTATGCGATTGCTCTTTACCAAGTGGGCGAAACCGATACTGCTATTCGCAAGCTCCGTAACCTAGTCCGTAAGTATCCCCAGTTTCCTGATGCCCGTGCTGCCCTCACTGCTGCTCTGTGGAAACAAGGACGACGGGGCGAGGCCGAAAGTCAATGGGTAGCCGTCGTGGGGCTAGATCCCCGCTACAAAGATCTAGACTGGGTGCGGCACGTTCGACGCTGGGCACCTGCCATGACTGCTGCCCTTGATAGCTTCCTTAAGCTACAGGACTAGCTGCGATCGTAGTTCGCAGGATCTCTGCCATGGCCTGTTTTTGTTCGGCATCATAGCCCCAACGCTGCAAAAACGCCTGGTAGGGGCCATCGCCTGTTGTCAAACTCGTCAACATCTCCCTAGCTCGCTGGTCTACTTCTGGTAACTGGAGCGCCTTAAGCAGGTGAGCTGATCGACTCTGTACCCGTTTTGAGCCTTCAGCCTCGGCAGGAGACTGTTGCCGTTGGTGGTGAATCACCATAGCTGTGGACATAACCAAATTCTTTACCATCAGTTCAGCCACAATCGCCGGGGACGACCGCAATGCTGCAATCAGCTCAGGGGATGGGTTATCTGCAACGGAACCCGGATCAGGCAGATAGGTGACAAATAGTCCTCTAGCACCGTTTTCAGTTTTTACTAGTTGGGCAACAACATTGGCTGCTTCAGCCTCAGTAATTTGTCCGGTTGCCAGTTGGGTCAACAGGTTCTCGGTTAGGGCGATCGCCTGCTCAAAACTGATAGCATCAGGAACAACAAGTGTCATGACATCCATTGAATTCATTACTCCACTCTACCTACTATCAGCCAATTTGGATAGGTTAAAACCGTTGGCCTCAGCAAGGAACTGATCAACTAGCCAACCTCCTGGGATGGAGTTCAGGATCCGATATCTGCGGAGTATCAATGGCTCGATCACTGATCTGAAGTTCGGCTGGCAGGGCATAAAAATGGCCAACGCTGGTTGCTAACCTAGAGCAAGCCTTGCAATCCAACAAGGACTATTAGGAGAAACCCTGCGCGTCTAAGTTGGATGATTAGGCATCTCCAACGACTTCGGATGACATCAACGAGCGCACATTGGGGTCAGAGGCTGCTAATGGTTTATAGCTGGAGTCCCTATTGTTATCATCCGAGTGTAGCAGTGATGAGCTAAAGTCCTCATCTGGCATTCGGATAGCTACAAGGGCTGTTTTAATGACAACTGCGATCGGCACCGACACAATCACACCCAATAAGCCGCCGATCCTCGCTCCTGTCAAAATAGCAATCAAAATCCACACCGGGTTTAAACCTGTAAAACTACCTAGTAATCGAGGAGCCACAAGGTTTTCTAGAATTTGTTGCACGATGACGGCAGCTAGCAGAGTCTGGATCCCTAACCAGAAATTCTGTAACGTCACCAGAATGGTGACAATGATAATGCCGACAGTGCCTCCAAAGGGAACTAGTGCCATGATGCCGATCGTCAACCCAAATAACAGGCCAAAGGGCACCTTTAACCACAGGAAGCTAGGTACCAGTGCCGATGCCATGCAGGTGGCAATAATGAGCTGATTAATGAAGAAATTTTGAAAACTGAGGCGCAATGTCTGGGAAAAGGGGCGTTGTACCTTAGCAGGTAGCCAAGAAATTAACCCATTCCAAACCTCATCTCCGTGTTGGGAGATGTAGAAGGCCAGAACAAGAGTCAGGGCAAAGTCTAATAGACTGGTGACGGTAACCACAGCAAAGTTGAGCACTTGCCCCGCGATCGCTTGCACTTGCCCCTTGAGACGATCACTGATCTGCACGAACAGCGAGTCAAAGTTAAGGGGTAGCCCCAGCTTTTCGGCCTGCTCATTCAACATGATGACTTGGCGACGACCAGAATCAATAAGTTCTGGCAGCCGGGTTACCAATTGTTGCGCTTGGGTAATGGCATCGGGTAAGAGAGTAATGCCGATCGCAGTCAACAGGGCAATGGCTACCAGAAACACCAACACAGCCACAGGGCCGCGCTTGGCTCCACGTCGTTCTAGAAAACTGATGGGATAGTTGAGTAAGAACGCTAACAGAGAAGCCCCCACTAGAATGGTAATCAGCGAGCGGAAATAGTTGAAAATGGTGGCAAATGCCCAGCCATTAATGACCACTAGAGGCGCTGCCAAAATAATCATCAGCACCCTAATCTGTAAGCTAGTACTCTGCCACCACGTCATTAGGTTATTACTCTGCATGGGTAGTTGACCATGAACCCCGTTCACATTTCAATAACTTATCTAGACTAGCAACATCTCTGCCAGTGCCTGCACGAATTTTTTGTTCCATGGCGATATTTACTAGTTCCATTCCTAACCGCACTAAGTAAGCTTGCTCTTCCTCCGAGCGAATCTGCGCTCGATCGCTAGCCTGTCGATAGGACTGTTGAGGAGATAGATTAAACTTTTGCAGCAAGGCAGTAACCACGTAGTACTGTTCTGGACGAGCTGTAAGCAAGATGTCAGCGATCGAGCGGTCGAGGATTGTGTCAATCTCCTGTTCACTGGCTCGCTCTTGTAGCCACACTTCTGAAGTAGACACTGGCAAGTCGGTGGTGAATTCATCTACCTTGGCAAAGGCATGGGCCTCAGCATAGGATACCCGTCCATCACGATCGTAGTCTGCCGAGGCAACTGCTTGCCCTGTACGAGACCTGCCACTTAAACCAGCAAAGAAACTAGAGCTATAGTCCCGGTAGTCTGCTTCATTCACAGCCGGGGTACAACCTACCGACGGCAAGGTTTTAATAGTAGCGAAAAAACCACACCGACTCTGAGTTGCTAGGGGATAGCGTGGATTCCCACCTTGGTAGACAAAATTAGCAAAGGATCCGGAATAGCACTGTGCCATCATTGTGACAATCGGCTTATTCGCAGGGAGTTGATCTAACAGTGTAGCCAGCTCTTGCACTGTCATGTACTGATTATTCCACAGCATGAGGGCATTGTTGTCCGGGTTACGCTGGTTGAAGTCACCATGCCCTGTGAAGTAAAAGAAAATACTCTGTGTTGACGGCGATCGGCCCACTCGCTGAAACCACTGCTGAATATTGGCAGGTGTTGAGGCTCCGTTCAAGTTGGGAATTTGGGGTAGTTTAAACTGCTGCCGTCCACGGCTATCGATATAACGAACACTAGGCTGCCTGCTATTGCCATTAGCAAAGTATACAGTTGCACTAGCTGGGCTGTATCCTAAATGACGCAGGGTGCGTTGAAAATACAGCACATTCTTTTCCAGAGCAATCTCAGTATTGCGAGGGCTAGAGCCGCCAGCCACTACCAAAAAAGCAGGTGGTTGGCCTTGACAGGTGCGGTGCCCAACATGGGGAGCTACAGACAACTTGCTAGTATCTTTGCCAAACAATGATAGCCCTATCAGCATGATGGTTGGCAGACTAACAGTGGTGAATGAAAGCATAGGACGCAATGACAGTGCATGATGCTCTCATTGTAAGCGATGTCTATTATGACCTTGGGGAATTCACAGGGGTGGTATGTCCATCTCCCCCAATTTTTGATGTTCGATACTACAATGCAGCAAGTAATTTGATTATCTTTGATTATCTATCTGTAGTGGTTCTCGGTGGTCTGGGCAATGGGTGAGTTGAGTCGTATTCCGGTTGGCATTGTAGGCGCATCAGGCTATGGTGGTGTGCAGCTAGTGCGGTTATTGCTAGAGCATCCACAGGTTGAGATTGTCTATCTTGGCGGCGATAGCAGTGCTGGACAAACCTACAGCGAAATCTATCCACACTTGGAAGGTCGAGTCAAGCTAAAGGTGGAGGCGA encodes the following:
- the aroC gene encoding chorismate synthase, yielding MGNTFGQLFRITTFGESHGGGVGVVIDGCPPRLEITVEEIQAELDRRRPGQSKISTPRKESDTCEILSGVFEGKTLGTPIMILVHNQDTRPQDYAEMAQKYRPSHADATYDAKYGIRNWQGGGRSSARETIGRVAAGAIAKKILHQVAGVDIVAYVKRVKDLEAVVDPETVTMADVERTIVRCPDLEAADRMIELIETVRQAGDSVGGVVECVARQVPRGLGCPVFDKLEADLAKAVMSLPASKGFEVGSGFAGTLMTGSEHNDEFYQEQGRIRTVTNRSGGIQGGISNGEHIVLRVAFKPVATIRKEQRTVTTDGEATTLAGKGRHDPCVLPRAVPMVEAMVALVLCDHLLRHQGQCSLW
- a CDS encoding tetratricopeptide repeat protein encodes the protein MGLIVLLGFTAPALAAETSNSDLLQELERIGQQAFAATQAKDYATAEQYWTEMIEKFPNNPAAWSNRGNARVSQNKLQEAIADYNQAIALAPDAPDPYLNRGAALEGLGRWDDAIADYNRVLALDAQDAAAYNNRGNAKGGKGDWQGAIADYLRATELAPDYAFAFVNYAIALYQVGETDTAIRKLRNLVRKYPQFPDARAALTAALWKQGRRGEAESQWVAVVGLDPRYKDLDWVRHVRRWAPAMTAALDSFLKLQD
- a CDS encoding AI-2E family transporter, which encodes MQSNNLMTWWQSTSLQIRVLMIILAAPLVVINGWAFATIFNYFRSLITILVGASLLAFLLNYPISFLERRGAKRGPVAVLVFLVAIALLTAIGITLLPDAITQAQQLVTRLPELIDSGRRQVIMLNEQAEKLGLPLNFDSLFVQISDRLKGQVQAIAGQVLNFAVVTVTSLLDFALTLVLAFYISQHGDEVWNGLISWLPAKVQRPFSQTLRLSFQNFFINQLIIATCMASALVPSFLWLKVPFGLLFGLTIGIMALVPFGGTVGIIIVTILVTLQNFWLGIQTLLAAVIVQQILENLVAPRLLGSFTGLNPVWILIAILTGARIGGLLGVIVSVPIAVVIKTALVAIRMPDEDFSSSLLHSDDNNRDSSYKPLAASDPNVRSLMSSEVVGDA
- a CDS encoding C13 family peptidase, giving the protein MLSFTTVSLPTIMLIGLSLFGKDTSKLSVAPHVGHRTCQGQPPAFLVVAGGSSPRNTEIALEKNVLYFQRTLRHLGYSPASATVYFANGNSRQPSVRYIDSRGRQQFKLPQIPNLNGASTPANIQQWFQRVGRSPSTQSIFFYFTGHGDFNQRNPDNNALMLWNNQYMTVQELATLLDQLPANKPIVTMMAQCYSGSFANFVYQGGNPRYPLATQSRCGFFATIKTLPSVGCTPAVNEADYRDYSSSFFAGLSGRSRTGQAVASADYDRDGRVSYAEAHAFAKVDEFTTDLPVSTSEVWLQERASEQEIDTILDRSIADILLTARPEQYYVVTALLQKFNLSPQQSYRQASDRAQIRSEEEQAYLVRLGMELVNIAMEQKIRAGTGRDVASLDKLLKCERGSWSTTHAE